The following are from one region of the Colias croceus chromosome 4, ilColCroc2.1 genome:
- the LOC123690961 gene encoding uncharacterized protein LOC123690961, whose translation MVVLIYLLDLVILAFAYSNESVFLLKNNHSLDYQSDPLSECVAKIVDSNFECGTQLTYVCDRNTCPYLPNNNRNCYPSLTRDFETKFWLLKTDVHIIIIEHAREVLFHLTSMKKDSFWDAGAKFILVVFECDDPELHHIFLLLSKLYIYNIVVVSVFHNNDTRIKLFTYNPFYKDVCGKNFSNLLDLEDCNDIENKKLFFNKVPNYFTKCSFEVAAMQEIPHIIKPNNKMFRVEGEYLEGLEEYMLKIMARIERIDLKFHYYTNISSGFVLPNLTSTGLLRQLEQGKTDIVIGGYFLMENRADLYDYIWGYSYAKVLVITPVPRDVIWIKIIFRGFSTITWILAFSTYLIVFGLINCIISKYNLKTRSGFILAIKLGDYFFGHADKILVKIKQLRFILIVWILFTFYINNFYSTALFSLITSDYKETVTFDPRNLQTIPYEPCIIDESKSFFLYVFNIKLPEKTKPECEDLGLALDSVARSQQMYTLEMDYSFLLRAYKYFDHDGRSLLNHYTFTNVILNFYVNRGFPLKKKLIKHTSHIFESGLIQYQMKMLCLRKNCNYVVEMWGGVSAEIIPIVVSTNGLVPTSLKQYLRRLDLPVKPMTVGIQRAVLLDNARIVRRFLTQSP comes from the exons ATGGTGGTGCTAATTTATTTGCTTGATTTAGTCATATTAGCGTTTGCATATTCTAACGAGTCtgtatttctattaaaaaataatcattctCTCGATTATCAAAGTGATCCCTTATCAGAATGTGTTGCTAAAATAGTCGATAGTAACTTTGAATGTGGCACTCAGTTGACTTATGTCTGTGATAGAAATACCTGCCCATATCTACCGAATAACAACAGAAATTGCTACCCTTCTTTAACCAGAGATTTTGAAACTAAATTTTGGTTGCTCAAAACTGATGTCCATATCATCATTATAGAACACGCACGAGAAGTATTATTCCACTTAACGTCGATGAAAAAAGATTCCTTTTGGGATGCTGgagcaaaatttattttagtcgTCTTTGAATGCGATGATCCTGAACTTCACcacatatttttactactaAGCAAACTATATATTTACAACATCGTTGTTGTCTCAGTGTTCCATAATAATGACACAAGGatcaaattatttacatataatcCCTTCTATAAAGATGTTTGTGGAAAGAATTTCTCTAACTTACTAGATTTAGAAGACTGCAACGATATCGAAAATAAGAAGTTGTTCTTTAATAAAGTTCCAAATTACTTCACTAAATGTTCGTTCGAGGTGGCAGCAATGCAAGAAATACCGCACATTATAAAAccaaacaataaaatgtttcGTGTCGAGGGAGAATATCTGGAAGGTTTAGAAGAATATATGCTGAAAATTATGGCCAGAATTGAACGTATCGATTTGAAATTTCAttactatacaaatatttccaGTGGTTTCGTATTACCTAATCTTACAAGTACAGGTCTACTTAGACAGTTGGAACAAGGCAAAACAGATATCGTAATTGGAGGCTACTTTTTAATGGAAAATCGCGCAGATTTGTACGACTACATCTGGGGATACAGCTATGCAAAAGTTTTAGTGATTACTCCGGTTCCAAGAGACGTGAtatggataaaaataatttttcgtgGATTCAGTACTATCACCTGGATATTAGCTTTTTCTACATACCTCATTGTGTTTGGTCTCATTAATTGCATTATTTCtaagtataatttaaagaCAAGATCCGGATTTATTTTAGCAATTAAATTGGGTGACTACTTTTTCGGGCATGCTGATAAAATAttggttaaaataaaacaacttagGTTTATTCTTATAGTTTGGATACTGTTCACATtctatatcaataatttttactcTACTGCATTGTTTAGTCTAATAACATCGGATTATAAGGAAACAGTTACTTTTGATCCACGGAACTTGCAAACAATACCTTATGAGCCGTGTATCATTGATGAGAGtaaaagcttttttttatacgtgttcaatataaaattaccaGAGAAAACAAAACCTGAGTGTGAAGACCTTGGACTGGCTCTTGATAGTGTTGCAAGAAGTCAACAAATGTATACACTTGAGATGGATTACAGTTTTTTACTGAGAGCATACAAATACTTTGACCACGATGGCCGCTCATTGCTAAACCACtatacatttacaaatgtaatattaaatttttacgtGAACAGAGGATTTCCATTAAAGAagaaattaataaagcacaCCAGTCACATTTTTGAATCAGGATTAATTCAATATCAAATGAAAATGTTATGTCTCAGAAAAAACTGCAATTAC GTTGTCGAGATGTGGGGCGGTGTGTCTGCCGAGATAATCCCCATAGTTGTGTCCACCAATGGGCTGGTTCCTACCtccttaaaacaatatttaaggAGGCTGGATTTACCGGTGAAGCCCATGACAGTGGGGATACAGCGGGCAGTCCTGCTGGACAACGCTCGGATAGTCCGTAGGTTCCTCACTCAGTCACCCTAG